Proteins encoded by one window of Amaranthus tricolor cultivar Red isolate AtriRed21 chromosome 4, ASM2621246v1, whole genome shotgun sequence:
- the LOC130811214 gene encoding serine/arginine-rich splicing factor SC35-like, with protein MCVVQCAPRHILILSTNLFPFVVLCPTRIRTPGFSRRTPLTITMSHFGRSGPPDIRDTYSLLVLNITFRTTADDLYPLFDRYGKVVDVFIPRDRRTGESRGFAFVRYKYQDEAAKAVEKLDGRVVDGREIMVQFAKYGPNAERIHKGKIMEPVKSKGRSRSPRPSSRHRDDYRDREYRRRSRSRSRDRSDRYRGRDRDYHRRSRSYSRSPNDRKDDAKGRYDDERRSRSRSRSRSRSRSRSRSLGSASPRRRSPSPKRSPSPRASPRGESPGGRIREDRSPAPRSASPRVKPADSRSQSPRKSDVDE; from the exons ATGTGTGTTGTGCAATGTGCACCTCGCCACATCCTCATCCTTTCAACAAATCTCTTTCCCTTTGTTGTCCTTTGCCCTACCCGAATCCGAACCCCAGGTTTCAGCAGACGTActccattaacaataacaatgtcgCATTTCGGAAGATCTGGTCCTCCTGACATTAGAGACACCTACTCTCTCCTCGTCCTCAACATCACTTTCC gAACCACAGCGGATGATTTGTACCCATTATTCGATAGGTATGGCAAAGTCGTCGATGTCTTCATCCCTCGTGATCGCAG aaCTGGTGAATCTCGGGGTTTTGCTTTTGTGCGTTATAAATATCAAGATGAAGCTGCTAAAGCTGTCGAAAAGCTTGATG GAAGAGTTGTTGATGGTAGAGAGATTATGGTTCAATTTGCTAAGTATGGTCCTAATGCTGAGAGAAT TCACAAAGGAAAAATAATGGAGCCAGTTAAGTCAAAAGGAAGATCAAGAAGCCCTCGTCCTAG ttctAGACATCGGGATGATTATAGGGACAGAGAGTACAGGAGGAGAAGCCGCAGTCGGAGCAGAGATAGATCTGATAGGTACCGTGGGAGAGACAGAGACTACCATCGTCGAAGCAGGAGCTATAGCAGAAGCCCTAACGACCGCAAAGATGATGCTAAAGGAAGGTATGATGATGAGAGGCGGAGCCGAAGCCGTAGCCGTAGCAGAAGCCGCAGCCGCAGCCGCAGCCGATCACTTGGAAG TGCTTCACCTCGTAGACGCAGTCCCAGTCCCAAGAGAAGCCCGTCACCAAGAGCAAGTCCTAGGGGTGAGAGTCCTGGTGGACGTATTCGTGAGGACCGATCTCCAGCTCCAAGGAGTGCATCACCACGCGTGAAGCCAGCTGACTCGCGTAGTCAATCTCCTCGCAAGTCTGATGTAGAT GAGTAA